In Anolis carolinensis isolate JA03-04 chromosome 4, rAnoCar3.1.pri, whole genome shotgun sequence, the genomic window TTGTATACATATCCACCACTTGATTTCAGTCTGACATTCAACCAAATGTGTGAACTATTTACTGGAGGAATTTCTAAAAACAAAGTGTTTTAAGGAAACAACACACATGTCTGAGAGTTTTACCTATTTCCTATGCCTTGTTAATATGTATGTACTCTTCCAAATGTCCAACTATATTTTATACAGATGTTTAGATAACAGCTGTATATGCTCTGCATAAGTGCAATAACTACTGAGCAAAACTATGCTTTGGTTAATTTAACCATAATCCGAAATGCACAATGGTCTAGGTTATGTTAAGGTTGACTGAGGTGCAAATATTAGATAAAAGTGCCAAAATGCTCAGGAAACACAATGTTACATTCCACAAATGTCACCAAAATAGAATAGTTTTAGGAAGCAGCCAAATGCTGAAACATAACAACAGGTGTTTATCTCCTTTGTTGACACTCCTGATGTACCACAAAATGCATCAAACTCAAGAGGATGCTATTTGGCATGGCTATAGGTTTTATTTATCTACTTCTCCCAAATTTCCTTCTGcaatataaacatatagattAGAAAAACAAAACTTTGAGAATCCCCCTTTGTCACTGCACATTAATAGCTATCTAACTCACAGCAGACATCttgtctctccatgctcacagaagAACAAAATAGAGGATTCAGGGGCTTGCCATGTGCTCAGAAAGGGGTGTGTCCCTGAGAAGTTTCAGTCTAACAAGCAGGGAATAGGGCAGgattgggcaaacttcagtcctccgtgttttggatttcaactcccacaattcctaacagctggtaaactgacggattgctgggagttgaatgGCAGAGagaacaggcaggcaggcaggccagcGAGCAGGCAGGTCAATGAGAGAAGGGCTTTTCCCTGCCTATCTAAGTCCTTGATGAGGACAATAAACTTAGGTTGGAGATGAGTTCCAACAGTTGATAGGCAGTAAAATAAAATAGGGATGACAGAAGGGTAAGGTTATACCATTACCCTTTCCCAATTGCAAATATTTAAATTATGTTAAATGCTGTTTTTTTTCAGGTACTCGCCTAACTTTAGGTCTATAGAGAAAGAAGATAAAGTGATTCTTATATGCGTACTGGCAGATGAAAACACGTGCAATCCAAATCTATTGGGCTAAATCCAGTTGTCCTGGATTATACCACTAAGTAACTGAAGGTATGCGACAGTATCTGAAACTCAGGAAATGTCCAACTGTAATCATGTTATCTTTGGAGAGTATGACCTCATACCTTCAATTACTCAATTAATTATACTATTTAGCAATTGAACGGATGAAACAGGGTTCTGGTCTGAATCTGAAAATGTGCAACTGTTATGTTACGTATTGCTCAGAATGTTTACTGATTGCCCTTGGAAAATACATCTGTGTCTTAGCTCCATGGGCCCCATCAAACAAAAGCTATATAGAGAGCATAGATAACACATACCATAAAGAGCTGGAACAATTTTTCTCCCATGGCCTCCTTTACATAATTCTCAACCACTATGAAATTCTGTACAAAGAACTGCAAGGAAACAATAGTCAGGCGatggagaaaaaaaatgcaacaaTCCTTGTATGCTGTCTAAGACACAGGGCCATAAACCCCATTTTCTAGGATTTTCTATTCTGCTTGCATGACACCATGTTTTGTTTTGCTCCATCATTCTCTTTCCAGAATCatcaggaagagagaaaaaacccCGAAGTCTTCTACAAGTCTCCAGCATCGCTCACCATCTCACAGCAGCTGATACCTTCAAGTAAGGAAATTCTTAATGATGAAATATGTGGTATAACTTTCTGGTCTTATTTGGAAGCAGTGCTTTCTCTGTTACAGATTATAGCTACCTTTAaagtcttaggtaaaggtaaaggtttcccctgacgttaagtccagtcttgtctgactctgggggttggtgctcctctccatttctaagccgaagagcctgtgttgtccgtagacacctccaaggtcatgtggccgacatgactgcatggatcaccgttaccttccctccggagcagtacctattaatctactcacattggcatgttttcgaattgctaggttggcagaagctagagctaacagcgggtgctcactccgctctctggatttgaacctgggacctttcggtctgcaagttcagcagctcagtgctttaatacacttcgccaccggggctccttggtaTGTCTTACCAAGCCATATATCTTGTATTCTAATCACACATCACTGGTGTGGTCTCACTGTCCATTGGCTTCGGACACTAACCTTTGCTAGTCCTATCAATGCCACCAATCACTACTAAAGTATCCAAATGCAATTCTCTAGAACTGAAAACTACTTGCCTCTAGTGTAATGCTGGCTTGTCTCTGGGAGTTGGTGTGATCCTTGTTGCCCATGGCGCACATAAGGCCATGCACCACATTCAAGAAGAGCAGCTCCTCTGCCAGTTCTCTTGAGTCTTGGGCCAAAATTCTGTAGAGTTGAATACTAATCAGATCAATATATAAGAGAGGTGGGAGAATAGCAGAAACAGAATATGGGAGGCATCCGAGGTTTTAGttgatttgcatttttaattattgcctaatattattagttattagATTAGTGAGAGCTCTTAGTTGCCAGTCTTGGTTTTCATGTTCCAATGAAATTTTTGAAGCATGGAGTATCAGAAAAATAAGGTGGCTGTGTCCAATAGATGTAAAGCAGCAACCAGTTAGGACAGCAGGATTGCATAGGTGGTACTTTGGAAACAGGTGTACAAATGTCAGTGATCTGTTTGCTAGATTCTCTTCATGCAGTGAAGAAGACTTCTGCTTGGGCTAGACAAAGATCACATGATTGAAAGAGACAATAATACATGGCTCACATCCCAGTTCTTTCCCTTGCTGTCACCAGGTTGTTTCTTAACCATTTATCTtctggttctcatctccattgcctccttgctttttctctctctcggCTACAATAGATAACAATGGGGAAAACATGCTGCAATCCTCCTGATCCTCTTTTGAAAAAACCCTGAAATCACCCCAGGAACATTTGTTTGATTAGGAACAGCTTCatggccttatttatttatttactgtaatttTCCCCTGCTCTATCTCAgtcctggaggggactcagagaggcttccaaattggcaataattcaataattcaatgccacagtaTACATTTtaagttaaaatcaataaaaataattaaaaccataacATATAACAGCCTCTTTACGGTATCTTCCATTAGTCTTTCAGACCCATGCGGTCTCAATACCCACTGCTACTATCCTGGAGGATGACTCTTCGTTTGTTGCCTATCTGCCCTCGTGCCTGCTTCACATAATGTTAGTCAATATGTAAGACAGCATGTGCTTGCTGACTACTTCATACTGAGTTAACAATATACTAACATTTCATTCATGTATTGACAAATGACATTATCATCTCTTACCCAATAGCTTTTGCTGCAGCTGCTTGCTGAATATATACTGGCAAGGACTCCATCAGGTGTAATGTGCCTGCTTCTGAATTAAGAAAACAATATAGGAGTAAGTTCTATGACTCAAATTCTCAGCCACTTAACTTTTACCCCAAGAATTGGCTAAAAAAATTgacaaaactataaattcccaATGAAAATCCATATAAATTATGCATCTGACAACAGCATCTGTCTTAGCCTATCTTATTTCAGTTACCATTTCACAAGTGAGACAAGGAAGCAAGAAATTTTGGGTTTCGGTCTGCTTCTAGCTTTCCCTAGAAAGAACCTGCCAATTCTCATTCTTACACCATAGACTCACGTTATGCAAAGTTGGAGATCATTAGGTTTAAGAGTAAGGAACAAGATTAGATTAGTGAGAGAAAGGAACAAAGTTTGCATGTAAATTTGAGGTAGCACATTGGCATGCTCCCTGTGATAGTGAAGTCTCTGCCCGATACACGCCAAGCATGCAAATCTAACCCTGCTACTCCAGAAATggggaagaaaatggaaatatgaTGTATATCTTCCCTTCAACCAGACTTAAATGGCAATCTTTGAGAATcgcaccttccaagattttggcTTGCATTCGGGCAGTCTCCTGTCTCGATGGCTTTAACAGTGCTACTAGTCCTTGTAAAATTGCTGGCTGCACATCATAAGCCATGAGGTCCTTGATCAACTGAATTGCTGAAAAGAGGAAAATGTTGATTCTTTGACATCTATTACAGTGCTCAAGCAGCTTCTGTTGCATAGTGATTGAGTCAGGAAACATTATTTAATGAAGTAGCACAGACAATGCAAAGGAAGAACCCCTTGATCAACACTATAGATGTTCACTGTGAAGAAAGCATCATATCAGCTAGCTTCTTTCCTTATGCAAAAAACAGCCCTGTCCCTCTCTGGAAAACTTGACTCCAAAGAAAAGCCCGAGTTTAGAACCTGTGCTTTACAAGATGATCCATTAAGTCACAAGTCAGTAAACTTGTGAGTTCCAGAACTGAGCTTCCAATACTCTTTAGTGGGAAAATTACCATCTCTGGAGTACATTTAATTGTAAAGCTGCATGCACATTTGATTAAAGAACAAATATCATGAGTATTATTGGGAAATCACAAGGTAGTCACTCTGCAAACTAGTCTCCCAGACCCATCCAAGTTTGCTGCTGGCCAATCATCAATAAGCGAAACAACTTGACTAGACTTGCCTCCTCTGATCCTATGAATTTTTCTATCATAACTTCTATCACACCCAGTTAGTATGGTCAACAGCTGACAAAACTATTTGGAAAGATCCATCTTGAAATAAACTGAACTAGATAATTGTATATGTACATTTGCCTCATGCTGTATACAAGTTCCTTCAGTGCTACAGATTTTAGGTCGCACTTACTGATATGTGAAATGTTAACCtcaactttttgtattttttttgccCCAGTATTTTGAGAGACAAGTTCAAAAATGGAAAGACAAGGGCTTACCTTCATACTGTACCTCCAAATGTAGTGAGTGAAGCACTCCCAGCACAGAACCTACAATACTCGGGTGGGCTTTCCCTACAATTGTCTGGCAAAGTAATAGAGCAAGAAGGAGGCATTATTTCTTGAACTGGAATCAGGTATTGTCTACAAAAATTCCAGAACAAACTTGTATGAAAAATATGGGTCATAATCAGATCACAAGAAAAAGCTAGCATGGTCCAGtagacaacatattattatttgtatttgaaaacCAGCTCCAAATCCCCCTTTTCTGCTGTCTGTTGCATATATAACCTGAACAAGACAGTATCTTAGGTGCACTAAATTATTTTTTAGCAAATAATTTACAAGAGTGGCAAAACTCAATTAGAAGTAATGATGTAAAAGATGTGTAAAGGGAAGCTGAAGTAATTGGCTGCTGTAGAACATACGTTTTGCCATTTAGAATGTACCCCTTCATCTCAATTCTCAAATTGAACACCGCAACAACAACTAAAGATTAGAGAGATTCCTTTGAGGGCAAATGaaaattgtaaacacaaggtaaaTAAAGGTTCTCTGCACGAGAAACCAAAAAGAAATTACACAGATGTTATAGATGAGTTCTTGCAAAGGCATACACTTCAAATTTAAAAACACCCATTACATCTCAAAATACTGTATATGATTATCTTGACCTTCTctgcttttaaatttttaattagcTCAACAGTAGGATGGTAAATAAATAGAACTTTAAAATGATGGAAGTTGCTAGCATTGTAAGGGAGATAAGATCATTTAGTATCACTCACTCATCCTTCAAAGAATTTAGAAGCTTTTTATCTTTATCAGAATCCTTTACATTAGGCTAAATATGACTGGAAGAAAATCACAGCTTAACTAGATTCTCCAGTTATATGTCTATTAGGGCTAGGCGAATAAGTCACTACTTTTCCAAAACATAATATTAAATCAAATACTTGTTACCTGAACAAGGAACATAGATAGTATTagggaaagcattttccccttgtCCCTTTTCCAGGAAATAATCAATTACTGCCTAAGAGTACTTGTGCTTCTGGCCAATCCAGATTCTACAAACTGAGTGTGTATGGTTATAATGTAAACAGTTAAATGAATTTTATTCTAAATATGTGTGCATAGGTTTAGATATGGCATGGGAACTAAATGGTTCAGGTTCAATTTACAGTATAAGTAGCTGAGATAATAAACAGTTACCCAAACATTCTCTTAAAATGCAGTTTGTAGTTTCTAAATAACTagacatttttgttttattttgtaaaaacCAGTAACTGACTTAAAGTGCTATGTGGCACTTTAAAAACTCACATTTATGCCTGTAAATGTACAATACTTTATTGATCTGTAAATCTAAAACTTTTTATGCCCTTGATGAAgtggcttttaatcaataaaactTACGTCATAATAGTTCTGTTACGTTATCAATTACGGCTCATTGTTCGTTTTTGTAagtgtaatttaaaatatatgttgtaTTAAATATGTGGCAGTCTTATTTCTAATCTTTTCTGCTAAAATCTGAAATGATGTCTATAAAAATGCCTTATTTGGGCTAAGAATTATTAGTTTTTAAGGACGGTAAAGATGAAACCACGATGCACTCAGAGAAGTCTTCTTTATGCTTAATAATGGATTGAGGGACAGTTGGAACATAAAGACAGTTAATTTGACCATGTCATAATTATTACTCATTGGGTTTGTGAGCCTATTAAATATAATTTATCCATTAGAAAACAAGGTTCCATTTGATGGATAAAACTGAGAGTGCCCTGTCCCCAGTGTCCCCATTTTGTTTTGCTGACCTGAATTGTCCTGAGTGTTTGCAGAGAGAGCTGCTGGGCTTTGGGGGAAGTGCACTTTAGAAGAGCGATCAGCCCTTTGTACACCTGCATTTGGTATTTGGGATTGCCATGACCTAAAGTATCCAGAAGAATCTGCACTTGCTCTTGAGTCTCTTCCGACTTGGAAGTGGCCAAAAACTCAGCAATTGATCGCACACCTGAGTAGAGAAAGGATAGCAACTAAAATGAGTCAGCTAGGTAACTCCACTCTTTAATACAGAGgattttatgcaaatattttgaaatgtcaTTGTGTGGATGGTTACTTTGCCATTTTAGAACAGGGCTGAGGCCAGAATGGTTGTTACACTGAAAGTGGCCTCAGTCTGTTTCCAGAATCCGCAGTATCTACAGTTACCTCTGCCAGGATGCACATGTGCATTCCAAGAGGCTTATGAAGTAGAAAAAATAAGGGAAAGTCACCGTTTTTGTCAACTAGATCTATTCCAAATTTTACAACACACGTCAATGTGCTGGGTGTCCACAATGCGCTTATGTTCTATGGAGCCAATTTCACTATGCAATATGATATACATTATGGGAGCATTGCAGTTCATTCAAGGGCTTGTTTCAGGTTTTCCCTAAAATTAGCTTAAATCGGTTTAATCTCTCTAACCTCTTTGGCAGCatgagctagcttcaaactgtgtaccgtgtttccccgaaaataagacagtgtcttatattaatttttgctcccaaagatgcgctaggtcttattttcaggggatgttttatttttccatgaagaattcacatttattgttgaacaaaaaaaagaacatttattatatactgtacagtagttgtcatcacaaaccagcataaccagacaaacaatcctgtcaagaatttcttgttactaccaatatttccatgtacaacactctatggtatgtacatttaccgatcctgcatgctctggtgttctgtttggcgggcatgcttccaaacaaaaactttgctaggtcttactttcgggggaggccttatatttagcaattcagcaaaacctttactaggtcttattttctggggatgtcttattttaggggaaacagggtagcaatatCTGAGCTAGCTTCAGACTGCATTGTGAGGTTAGTAGAGATAACCCCAATATGGTACTCTGTTTGTCCTGAACTACAATTTTCTAcctgacttggccatgaaaacaggAGCTGATTGAACTTGAAGTCCAGAAATCCAGAGAATGTAGTACCCCTGTCTTAGATTGTAAAGGATGGGATTATTACCTTCTAGGAAGCAACTGCTGTAAATCATTTTGAAGGAAGCGACCCTATCCTAGCTCAGATCACATACATCAAGTCCTGTGCAACAGCTACTGGCTCTGGGTTGGGATATACCAACACATCTGTTTAAAATGGCAACATCAGTTGATACATATGTCAGTACAATTTATTTGACACAATTTGCCTACCATAGCTTTCACAAATAATCTCTTTGAACTTCCTGCCAGAACTTGCTATTATCTGAAGAAGCTTTATTGATTCCTTTTTTGCCTCCTCTTTTAGTTGCTTGAGGCCAAGAATTTCCAGCAGTGTGAGGACACCACCGATTTCTAAGAATTCAATAATGTACCGTTgactgaaaaaaaaagaaaagaaaccaaagTAAATTCTTAACTTCTTGGGAACCATCTCTCTTCCCATGTTCTCCCACCCTATATTTTTTTCAGATATTCCTTAGTACATGTTAATTGTGTTAATCTTCTCTATCTTATACTTTTTCCATTCTCATTTTGGTAATTTCTTTATATA contains:
- the armh1 gene encoding armadillo-like helical domain containing protein 1 isoform X5 is translated as MSWQWIHSSSTPDMTSIKEQAAVSRLISFLQEWDGTGKVTRSHILENFILANKGKTGPELEMEFSQGASLFLARITAWLRLTYMYGTCLDQQLKSIGIFLSAANGQRYIIEFLEIGGVLTLLEILGLKQLKEEAKKESIKLLQIIASSGRKFKEIICESYGVRSIAEFLATSKSEETQEQVQILLDTLGHGNPKYQMQVYKGLIALLKCTSPKAQQLSLQTLRTIQTIVGKAHPSIVGSVLGVLHSLHLEVQYEEAGTLHLMESLPVYIQQAAAAKAIGILAQDSRELAEELLFLNVVHGLMCAMGNKDHTNSQRQASITLEFFVQNFIVVENYVKEAMGEKLFQLFMQDATNLYLNMDAVQADILASNIVNIPADFLARAKMDWPERESSPEEEMQPEDNYTSPKPATS
- the armh1 gene encoding armadillo-like helical domain containing protein 1 isoform X4, giving the protein MSWQWIHSSSTPDMTSIKEQAAVSRLISFLQEWDGTGKVTRSHILENFILANKGKTGPELEMEFSQGASLFLARITAWLRLTYMYGTCLDQQLKSIGIFLSAANGQRYIIEFLEIGGVLTLLEILGLKQLKEEAKKESIKLLQIIASSGRKFKEIICESYGVRSIAEFLATSKSEETQEQVQILLDTLGHGNPKYQMQVYKGLIALLKCTSPKAQQLSLQTLRTIQTIVGKAHPSIVGSVLGVLHSLHLEVQYEEAGTLHLMESLPVYIQQAAAAKAIGIQLYRILAQDSRELAEELLFLNVVHGLMCAMGNKDHTNSQRQASITLEFFVQNFIVVENYVKEAMGEKLFQLFMQDATNLYLNMDAVQADILASNIVNIPADFLARAKMDWPERESSPEEEMQPEDNYTSPKPATS
- the armh1 gene encoding armadillo-like helical domain containing protein 1 isoform X3 — translated: MTSIKEQAAVSRLISFLQEWDGTGKVTRSHILENFILANKGKTGPELEMEFSQGASLFLARITAWLRLTYMYGTCLDQQLKSIGIFLSAANGQRYIIEFLEIGGVLTLLEILGLKQLKEEAKKESIKLLQIIASSGRKFKEIICESYGVRSIAEFLATSKSEETQEQVQILLDTLGHGNPKYQMQVYKGLIALLKCTSPKAQQLSLQTLRTIQTIVGKAHPSIVGSVLGVLHSLHLEVQYEAIQLIKDLMAYDVQPAILQGLVALLKPSRQETARMQAKILEEAGTLHLMESLPVYIQQAAAAKAIGIQLYRILAQDSRELAEELLFLNVVHGLMCAMGNKDHTNSQRQASITLEFFVQNFIVVENYVKEAMGEKLFQLFMQDATNLYLNMDAVQADILASNIVNIPADFLARAKMDWPERESSPEEEMQPEDNYTSPKPATS
- the armh1 gene encoding armadillo-like helical domain containing protein 1 isoform X1 gives rise to the protein MSWQWIHSSSTPDMTSIKEQAAVSRLISFLQEWDGTGKVTRSHILENFILANKGKTGPELEMEFSQGASLFLARITAWLRLTYMYGTCLDQQLKSIGIFLSAANGQRYIIEFLEIGGVLTLLEILGLKQLKEEAKKESIKLLQIIASSGRKFKEIICESYGVRSIAEFLATSKSEETQEQVQILLDTLGHGNPKYQMQVYKGLIALLKCTSPKAQQLSLQTLRTIQTIVGKAHPSIVGSVLGVLHSLHLEVQYEAIQLIKDLMAYDVQPAILQGLVALLKPSRQETARMQAKILEEAGTLHLMESLPVYIQQAAAAKAIGIQLYRILAQDSRELAEELLFLNVVHGLMCAMGNKDHTNSQRQASITLEFFVQNFIVVENYVKEAMGEKLFQLFMQDATNLYLNMDAVQADILASNIVNIPADFLARAKMDWPERESSPEEEMQPEDNYTSPKPATS
- the armh1 gene encoding armadillo-like helical domain containing protein 1 isoform X2, which gives rise to MSWQWIHSSSTPDMTSIKEQAAVSRLISFLQEWDGTGKVTRSHILENFILANKGKTGPELEMEFSQGASLFLARITAWLRLTYMYGTCLDQQLKSIGIFLSAANGQRYIIEFLEIGGVLTLLEILGLKQLKEEAKKESIKLLQIIASSGRKFKEIICESYGVRSIAEFLATSKSEETQEQVQILLDTLGHGNPKYQMQVYKGLIALLKCTSPKAQQLSLQTLRTIQTIVGKAHPSIVGSVLGVLHSLHLEVQYEAIQLIKDLMAYDVQPAILQGLVALLKPSRQETARMQAKILEEAGTLHLMESLPVYIQQAAAAKAIGILAQDSRELAEELLFLNVVHGLMCAMGNKDHTNSQRQASITLEFFVQNFIVVENYVKEAMGEKLFQLFMQDATNLYLNMDAVQADILASNIVNIPADFLARAKMDWPERESSPEEEMQPEDNYTSPKPATS